In Nilaparvata lugens isolate BPH chromosome 5, ASM1435652v1, whole genome shotgun sequence, the following proteins share a genomic window:
- the LOC111048321 gene encoding odorant receptor Or2-like isoform X2, which produces MYESLRRYQIVLLLVGLWPNDFTALWKIVLYELYTWFFLLHFVMVTVMRFLQAYYSQFDLELFTKASFECGFAVLLMLEILTMFVLRYKIRDIVMEMRDKFLRDQRVLEKCDWHEDVLFKALFVVELPAVLAEIVHCLLLPSKPADYRFNSYWNKTHPERRMPFPLVMPCDDTLSPCLEIEAVLVVIEIFQGIALMFFSYTLVPSFITQVCGQFKILLEKIERISDVLDQNNNEEDRESGNEISLLTSQSLKDSDVKEVVKMHDSLLNISHKVIKLMRPFIFLKTFFSFGMLSVGLFTTLTLGIGSPSFFVAGGFLVVATLELFLVCIYSENLSTSSLAVYNAAYNVSWPDMKESSKKSLLLLMLRSQRPLQLNVKSNFVPLDLNTFIQVIQTCYSFFTVLRETLGKQN; this is translated from the exons ATGTACGAGAGTCTTCGAAGATACCAGATCGTGCTGTTACTAGTCGGCTTGTGGCCCAACGATTTCACCGCGCTTTGGAAAATAGTTCTCTACGAACTCTACACATGGTTCTTCTTGCTGCACTTTGTCATGGTCACAGTCATGCGCTTCCTCCAAGCATACTACTCACAATTCGATCTGGAACTCTTTACTAAAGCCTCCTTCGAATGCGGGTTTGCTGTGTTGCTTATGTTAGAAATCCTCACCATGTTCGTACTACGCTACAAAATCCGTGACATTGTGATGGAAATGCGGGATAAATTCCTGCGAGATCAGAGAGTTTTAGAGAAGTGCGACTGGCATGAAGACGTTCTGTTTAAGGCGTTGTTTGTCGTGGAACTGCCGGCAGTTTTGGCTGAAATTGTTCACTGTCTCCTTCTACCTTCGAAGCCAGCTGATTACAGGTTCAATAGCTACTGGAACAAGACTCATCCTGAGAGAAGGATGCCGTTCCCTCTGGTCATGCCGTGTGATGACACGCTCTCTCCTTGTCTGGAGATCGAAGCGGTGTTGGTTGTCATCGAAATTTTCCAG GGAATCGCTCTGATGTTTTTCTCCTACACTCTAGTGCCTAGTTTTATCACTCAAGTCTGTGGTCAATTCAAAATTCTcctagaaaaaattgaaagaatcaGCGACGTTTTGGATCAGAACAATAATGAAGAGGATCGCGAATCGGGAAATGAAATTAGTTTACTCACTTCACAATCCCTGAAAGATAGTGACGTCAAAGAAGTTGTCAAAATGCATGATTCGCTTCTCAA TATATCTCACAAAGTGATTAAGCTCATGAGACCATTTATATTTCTCAAAACATTCTTCAGCTTTGGAATGCTCAGTGTCGGTCTCTTCACCACATTAACT TTGGGAATTGGAAGCCCATCCTTTTTCGTGGCCGGAGGATTTCTAGTTGTGGCCACTCTCGAATTATTTCTTGTCTGCATTTATTCCGAAAATCTATCAACATCG AGTTTAGCGGTGTATAACGCAGCGTACAATGTTAGTTGGCCTGACATGAAGGAATCGTCCAAGAAAAGTTTGCTTCTTCTGATGCTGAGGTCGCAGAGACCTCTACAGTTGAATGTCAAAAGCAATTTTGTGCCTCTCGAtctcaacacctttattcag
- the LOC111048321 gene encoding odorant receptor Or2-like isoform X1 — protein sequence MIDWEDCSNYCFSLKTMYESLRRYQIVLLLVGLWPNDFTALWKIVLYELYTWFFLLHFVMVTVMRFLQAYYSQFDLELFTKASFECGFAVLLMLEILTMFVLRYKIRDIVMEMRDKFLRDQRVLEKCDWHEDVLFKALFVVELPAVLAEIVHCLLLPSKPADYRFNSYWNKTHPERRMPFPLVMPCDDTLSPCLEIEAVLVVIEIFQGIALMFFSYTLVPSFITQVCGQFKILLEKIERISDVLDQNNNEEDRESGNEISLLTSQSLKDSDVKEVVKMHDSLLNISHKVIKLMRPFIFLKTFFSFGMLSVGLFTTLTLGIGSPSFFVAGGFLVVATLELFLVCIYSENLSTSSLAVYNAAYNVSWPDMKESSKKSLLLLMLRSQRPLQLNVKSNFVPLDLNTFIQVIQTCYSFFTVLRETLGKQN from the exons ATGATAGATTGGGAAGATTgttcaaattattgtttcagTTTGAAAACCATGTACGAGAGTCTTCGAAGATACCAGATCGTGCTGTTACTAGTCGGCTTGTGGCCCAACGATTTCACCGCGCTTTGGAAAATAGTTCTCTACGAACTCTACACATGGTTCTTCTTGCTGCACTTTGTCATGGTCACAGTCATGCGCTTCCTCCAAGCATACTACTCACAATTCGATCTGGAACTCTTTACTAAAGCCTCCTTCGAATGCGGGTTTGCTGTGTTGCTTATGTTAGAAATCCTCACCATGTTCGTACTACGCTACAAAATCCGTGACATTGTGATGGAAATGCGGGATAAATTCCTGCGAGATCAGAGAGTTTTAGAGAAGTGCGACTGGCATGAAGACGTTCTGTTTAAGGCGTTGTTTGTCGTGGAACTGCCGGCAGTTTTGGCTGAAATTGTTCACTGTCTCCTTCTACCTTCGAAGCCAGCTGATTACAGGTTCAATAGCTACTGGAACAAGACTCATCCTGAGAGAAGGATGCCGTTCCCTCTGGTCATGCCGTGTGATGACACGCTCTCTCCTTGTCTGGAGATCGAAGCGGTGTTGGTTGTCATCGAAATTTTCCAG GGAATCGCTCTGATGTTTTTCTCCTACACTCTAGTGCCTAGTTTTATCACTCAAGTCTGTGGTCAATTCAAAATTCTcctagaaaaaattgaaagaatcaGCGACGTTTTGGATCAGAACAATAATGAAGAGGATCGCGAATCGGGAAATGAAATTAGTTTACTCACTTCACAATCCCTGAAAGATAGTGACGTCAAAGAAGTTGTCAAAATGCATGATTCGCTTCTCAA TATATCTCACAAAGTGATTAAGCTCATGAGACCATTTATATTTCTCAAAACATTCTTCAGCTTTGGAATGCTCAGTGTCGGTCTCTTCACCACATTAACT TTGGGAATTGGAAGCCCATCCTTTTTCGTGGCCGGAGGATTTCTAGTTGTGGCCACTCTCGAATTATTTCTTGTCTGCATTTATTCCGAAAATCTATCAACATCG AGTTTAGCGGTGTATAACGCAGCGTACAATGTTAGTTGGCCTGACATGAAGGAATCGTCCAAGAAAAGTTTGCTTCTTCTGATGCTGAGGTCGCAGAGACCTCTACAGTTGAATGTCAAAAGCAATTTTGTGCCTCTCGAtctcaacacctttattcag